A genomic segment from Polyangium mundeleinium encodes:
- a CDS encoding NADPH:quinone oxidoreductase family protein, producing MKAVLCKAFGPPESLVVEDLPSPTPEAGQVIVSVHAASVNFPDLLVIQDKYQFKPSLPFSPGGEVSGIVTSVGAGVTSLAVGDRVVAWAPYGCFAEEVALGEGQVIKVPDGIDPVTASTLLVAYGTTHHALVDRAALRAGETLVVLGAAGGVGVAAIEIGKLLGARVIACASSDDKLEVCRARGADEVVNYSREDLKARLKALAPNGADVVYDPVGGSFAEPALRAMAWRGRYLVVGFAAGDIPKIPLNLTLLKGCSIVGVFWGSFTMREPERYREGLAELFGWVRDGRIRPHVDKTYPLEQASAALSAMAERRVKGKVVLVTERGAASAR from the coding sequence ATGAAAGCCGTTCTTTGCAAGGCCTTCGGGCCCCCCGAGTCGCTCGTCGTCGAGGATCTCCCGAGCCCCACGCCCGAAGCGGGCCAGGTGATCGTCTCGGTCCACGCAGCCTCGGTCAATTTCCCGGACCTCCTGGTCATCCAAGACAAGTACCAGTTCAAGCCAAGCCTGCCCTTTTCGCCAGGCGGAGAGGTTTCCGGAATCGTCACGTCGGTAGGCGCCGGCGTGACGTCGCTCGCAGTCGGCGATCGGGTGGTCGCCTGGGCTCCGTACGGCTGCTTCGCCGAGGAGGTCGCGCTGGGCGAGGGGCAGGTCATCAAGGTGCCGGACGGGATCGATCCCGTCACGGCCTCGACGCTGCTCGTGGCGTACGGGACGACGCATCACGCGCTGGTCGATCGGGCTGCGCTTCGGGCCGGCGAGACGCTCGTCGTGCTCGGCGCGGCGGGCGGGGTGGGCGTCGCCGCCATCGAGATCGGGAAGCTGCTCGGCGCGCGCGTCATTGCCTGCGCGTCGAGCGACGACAAACTCGAGGTTTGTCGGGCGCGCGGGGCCGACGAGGTCGTGAACTACAGCCGGGAAGACCTGAAGGCGCGGCTGAAGGCGCTCGCACCGAACGGCGCGGACGTCGTGTACGATCCCGTCGGAGGCTCGTTCGCCGAACCGGCGCTGCGCGCGATGGCCTGGCGAGGCCGCTACCTCGTGGTCGGGTTCGCCGCGGGCGACATCCCGAAGATCCCGCTGAACCTCACGCTGCTGAAGGGCTGCTCGATCGTCGGCGTGTTCTGGGGTTCGTTCACGATGCGTGAGCCCGAGCGGTATCGCGAGGGTCTCGCCGAGCTCTTCGGGTGGGTGCGGGACGGTCGCATCCGGCCGCACGTCGATAAGACCTATCCGCTCGAACAGGCGAGCGCGGCGCTCTCCGCGATGGCCGAGCGGCGCGTGAAGGGCAAGGTCGTGCTCGTCACGGAGCGCGGGGCTGCGTCCGCGCGTTGA
- a CDS encoding arginase family protein has translation MTPIEELAVLLRPAGGGLHLVSTGRAEQLALQRALYQVTTDEAVQEKHLEALARIGAARVVILGVPSDVGAGFRRGANLGPQAIRSRLLEEQPDFPARAAGMGVVDIGDVFVVPQLLSDDMLNEAQKAASRKALYPNVPAAVAERLPVSPLSIAERALDLVFQINPTVKPFVIGGDHSTAWPVAAALARVRPPAKERWGIVQPDAHTDLLPERLGIRMCFATWSYHANELFGRDGRLVQVGTRASRHERGHWEQGLGVRQFWADECLAKPEATLDALLAHLKSHGVTGVYFSNDIDGTDERFADATGTPEPFGLEPDFVVELIRRLGREVGIVAGDVMEVAPVLGPSPESQRRTVGLAVRYLDETLRAMLAGR, from the coding sequence ATGACGCCGATCGAAGAGCTCGCCGTTCTCCTCCGGCCCGCGGGGGGCGGGCTTCACCTGGTCTCGACGGGGCGCGCCGAGCAGCTCGCCCTGCAACGCGCGCTCTACCAGGTCACGACCGACGAGGCCGTGCAGGAAAAGCACCTCGAAGCGCTCGCGCGGATCGGCGCGGCGCGCGTCGTGATCCTCGGCGTGCCCTCGGACGTCGGCGCGGGCTTCCGGCGCGGGGCGAACCTCGGCCCCCAGGCGATCCGCTCGCGCTTGCTCGAAGAGCAGCCTGATTTTCCGGCGCGCGCGGCCGGGATGGGCGTCGTCGACATCGGCGATGTCTTCGTCGTCCCCCAGCTCCTCTCGGATGACATGCTGAACGAGGCGCAAAAGGCTGCCTCGCGGAAGGCGCTTTATCCGAATGTCCCCGCGGCTGTGGCCGAACGCTTGCCTGTCTCGCCGCTCTCGATCGCTGAGCGTGCGCTCGACCTCGTCTTTCAGATCAACCCCACCGTAAAGCCCTTCGTCATTGGTGGGGATCATTCGACGGCATGGCCTGTCGCGGCTGCGCTCGCGCGTGTCCGTCCGCCGGCGAAGGAGCGCTGGGGCATCGTGCAGCCCGATGCGCATACCGATCTTTTGCCCGAGCGCCTCGGGATTCGTATGTGCTTCGCGACCTGGTCGTACCATGCGAACGAACTGTTTGGCCGGGATGGACGGCTCGTCCAGGTCGGCACGCGGGCCTCGCGGCACGAGCGGGGCCACTGGGAGCAGGGCCTCGGTGTGCGGCAATTCTGGGCGGACGAATGCCTCGCCAAACCCGAGGCCACCCTCGACGCTCTCCTCGCGCATCTCAAATCGCATGGCGTGACGGGTGTTTATTTCTCCAATGACATCGACGGCACCGACGAGCGGTTTGCCGACGCGACGGGCACGCCGGAGCCTTTTGGGCTCGAGCCGGATTTTGTGGTCGAGTTGATCCGGCGGCTCGGCCGTGAGGTGGGGATCGTCGCGGGGGATGTGATGGAAGTTGCTCCCGTGCTCGGCCCGAGCCCGGAAAGCCAGCGGCGGACCGTCGGGCTCGCGGTGCGTTACCTCGACGAGACGCTCCGCGCGATGCTCGCCGGTCGCTGA
- a CDS encoding serine/threonine-protein kinase — MEAGTVVAQRFVIEHLAGEGGMGEVYRARDLGAGTPVALKVLRAAGAQAEERFQREVAALERLSHPAIVACLGHGMLPGERPWLAMEWLEGEDLARRITRGPLAPEDALTIARTVVEALGAAHAIGVVHRDVKPHNVFLVDRDPARVKVIDFGLARVTGTQTATFTGALVGTPAYMAPEQIRGARDVDGRADLYALGALLFECLTGKKPFVAADHILGVISQILFEPAPRLRSVMPSMPPELDALVSALLEKDPERRLCPASEVATALAAIDPSRCGPRPIPSERPPSLTGEELRLVSVVLLAAAPLPSAAPLDDTVLDRRDPTLVQAVTRVAAPLGGRIEALGDGTVLVALAGRGAATDQAAAAARCALEMRAFGAGLPLVLTTGRGHAGAGSLFSDAAARAGALLRLAPADMAGIVIDETTRGLLDARFSLERKGDLHVLLAEDPAGDASRLLAGRTAPFVGREREVGYIERLFEEVTGEPRAAAAVVVGEAGAGKSRLGREILASLRRIAPTVETWVGRGEPLSAGAPFGSIASALRGAAKIRDGTAAEARHEALRSFLAPRVSPANGERITTFLGELVEAPRPGADEGELLRAARRDPLVMGDQIRLAFEDLVEGVTTSRPLVLVLEDLHWGDASTVKLLDRLLRNLHALPLFVLALGRPETLELFPGIFAEREVHHLRLAGLSRRAAATLVRQSLGDAARDEDVQAIVDRGAGHPLFLEELARAAVESSGSSTLPETVVAMVQSRIERLPFEARRILRAASIFGETFWRGGVGALVGDALGAADVEPWITLLCDREVVQARREARFPDEREYGFRHALFREAAYAMLTPADRAVGHALAGVWLEAAGETRAAVLAEHFDQGDDLERAVVHHHRAAREALEAGDFVAVNRHVDRVIARGAAGRVLGECLGFKAEAAHWQGAFEEAEQLAEAAMRALEPGTPRWFDAASAFAIAAGRRLAQDKLASLCATLSTFGARGEQSDAYIQVAIRAGLQAFITGQYEVSEELLRKLQPFLDDPSGRELRTQALLQVLAASRASRAWRYDATAKHFLEAGGIFERAGDLRSACSQRLDACFFFIDIGEAERARDLCQELLAAASRLGLSRILSAARGSLGSALYFMGRYEEAFATLSEAERDLDAQGDMRLGGLTRLKLGRCLLAQGELDAAAAKVEAARRRVAGMRRYDAMALSVLSSIRLAQGDVAAALEFSAAAMVILAAIGRMGTDEIGVRLSRVLALRAAGDSERTRVELSTARERLLWISSRLDAEEAREVFLSRVAENRRVLELAAEAGIVGG, encoded by the coding sequence ATGGAAGCCGGCACGGTCGTCGCGCAGCGATTCGTGATCGAGCATCTCGCGGGCGAAGGCGGCATGGGCGAGGTGTACCGCGCCAGGGACCTCGGCGCGGGGACGCCTGTGGCGCTCAAGGTCCTCCGCGCGGCAGGCGCGCAAGCCGAGGAGCGCTTCCAGCGGGAGGTCGCCGCGCTCGAGCGCCTCTCGCACCCCGCGATCGTCGCTTGCCTCGGGCACGGCATGCTCCCGGGGGAGCGGCCCTGGCTCGCGATGGAGTGGCTCGAAGGCGAGGATCTCGCGCGCCGCATCACGCGCGGGCCCCTCGCGCCGGAGGACGCGCTCACGATCGCGCGCACGGTCGTGGAGGCGCTCGGGGCGGCGCACGCGATCGGGGTCGTTCACCGCGACGTGAAACCCCACAACGTCTTCCTCGTCGATCGAGACCCAGCGCGCGTCAAAGTCATCGATTTTGGCCTCGCGCGCGTGACGGGCACGCAGACGGCCACGTTCACGGGGGCGCTCGTCGGCACGCCCGCGTACATGGCGCCCGAGCAGATCCGCGGGGCGCGGGACGTGGACGGGCGCGCCGATCTTTATGCGCTCGGGGCCTTGCTCTTCGAATGCCTCACGGGAAAAAAGCCGTTCGTCGCGGCGGATCACATCCTCGGCGTGATCTCGCAGATCCTCTTCGAGCCCGCGCCGCGCCTGCGTTCGGTCATGCCCAGCATGCCCCCCGAGCTCGACGCGCTCGTGTCGGCCCTGCTGGAGAAGGATCCCGAGCGGAGGCTTTGCCCCGCGAGTGAGGTGGCGACGGCGCTCGCGGCGATCGATCCGAGCCGGTGCGGTCCGCGGCCGATCCCGAGCGAGCGACCGCCTTCGCTCACGGGCGAGGAGCTGCGGCTCGTGTCGGTCGTGCTCCTTGCGGCGGCGCCCTTGCCGAGCGCCGCGCCGCTCGACGACACCGTGCTCGATCGGCGGGATCCCACGCTCGTCCAGGCGGTCACGCGCGTGGCGGCGCCGCTCGGCGGGCGGATCGAGGCGCTCGGGGACGGGACGGTCCTCGTGGCGCTCGCGGGGCGCGGGGCCGCGACGGATCAAGCCGCGGCGGCCGCGCGATGCGCGCTCGAAATGCGGGCGTTCGGGGCGGGCCTTCCGCTCGTGCTCACGACGGGCCGTGGCCACGCCGGGGCGGGATCGTTGTTCTCCGATGCGGCCGCGCGCGCGGGTGCGCTGCTCCGCCTCGCGCCCGCGGACATGGCCGGGATCGTCATCGACGAGACGACACGCGGGCTGCTCGACGCGCGGTTCTCGCTGGAGCGAAAGGGCGATCTGCACGTGCTGCTCGCCGAGGATCCCGCGGGGGATGCGTCGCGGCTCCTCGCGGGCCGAACCGCGCCGTTCGTGGGGCGCGAGCGGGAGGTCGGGTACATCGAGCGGCTCTTCGAGGAGGTCACGGGCGAGCCACGCGCCGCGGCGGCGGTCGTCGTGGGGGAGGCGGGGGCGGGCAAATCGCGGCTCGGGCGGGAGATCCTCGCGTCGCTGCGGCGCATCGCGCCCACGGTCGAGACATGGGTGGGCCGCGGCGAGCCGCTGAGCGCGGGCGCGCCGTTCGGCTCGATCGCCTCGGCGCTCCGTGGGGCCGCGAAGATCCGCGACGGGACGGCCGCCGAGGCTCGTCACGAGGCGCTGCGTTCCTTCCTCGCTCCGCGCGTTTCGCCGGCGAATGGGGAGCGCATCACCACGTTCCTCGGTGAGCTCGTGGAGGCGCCGCGGCCCGGGGCCGACGAGGGCGAGCTTCTCCGCGCGGCGCGGCGGGATCCGCTGGTGATGGGGGATCAGATCCGGCTCGCATTCGAGGATCTCGTGGAGGGCGTCACGACGTCGCGCCCGCTCGTCCTCGTGCTCGAAGACCTGCACTGGGGGGACGCTTCCACCGTAAAACTCCTCGATCGTTTGCTCCGCAACCTTCATGCGCTGCCGCTCTTCGTGCTGGCGCTCGGGCGGCCGGAGACGCTGGAGCTCTTTCCGGGGATCTTCGCCGAGCGCGAGGTGCATCACCTGCGCCTCGCGGGCCTGTCGCGGCGGGCGGCGGCGACGCTCGTGCGGCAGAGCCTCGGCGACGCGGCGCGGGACGAGGACGTGCAGGCGATCGTGGATCGCGGCGCGGGGCATCCGCTTTTCCTCGAAGAGCTCGCGCGCGCGGCGGTCGAGTCGTCGGGGTCGTCGACGCTGCCGGAGACGGTGGTCGCGATGGTGCAATCGCGTATCGAGCGCCTCCCGTTCGAGGCGCGGCGGATCCTGCGCGCGGCCTCGATCTTCGGCGAGACGTTCTGGCGCGGCGGCGTCGGGGCGCTCGTCGGCGACGCGCTCGGCGCAGCGGACGTCGAGCCGTGGATCACGCTCCTCTGCGATCGAGAGGTCGTGCAAGCGCGGCGCGAGGCGCGTTTCCCGGACGAACGCGAGTACGGCTTTCGCCACGCGCTCTTCCGCGAGGCAGCGTATGCGATGCTCACGCCCGCGGATCGCGCCGTCGGCCACGCGCTCGCGGGCGTCTGGCTCGAAGCCGCGGGCGAGACCCGCGCGGCCGTGCTGGCCGAGCACTTTGATCAAGGCGACGACCTCGAACGCGCGGTCGTCCACCACCATCGCGCCGCGCGCGAGGCGCTCGAAGCCGGCGATTTCGTGGCCGTGAATCGGCACGTGGATCGGGTGATCGCGCGTGGCGCCGCGGGGCGTGTCCTCGGGGAGTGCCTGGGCTTCAAGGCCGAAGCGGCGCACTGGCAGGGCGCATTCGAGGAGGCCGAGCAGCTCGCCGAGGCCGCGATGCGCGCGCTCGAACCGGGCACGCCGCGCTGGTTCGACGCGGCCTCGGCATTCGCCATCGCGGCAGGCAGGCGCCTCGCGCAGGACAAGCTCGCCTCGCTCTGCGCGACGCTCTCGACGTTCGGCGCGCGCGGCGAGCAGAGCGACGCCTACATCCAGGTCGCGATTCGCGCAGGGCTGCAAGCTTTCATCACGGGGCAATACGAGGTGTCGGAGGAGCTCTTGCGGAAGCTCCAGCCCTTCCTCGACGATCCCTCGGGTCGCGAGCTGCGCACGCAGGCCTTGCTCCAGGTGCTCGCGGCGAGCCGGGCGAGCCGCGCGTGGCGGTACGACGCGACGGCAAAGCATTTCCTCGAAGCCGGGGGGATCTTCGAGCGAGCGGGCGACCTGCGGAGCGCCTGCTCGCAGCGCCTCGACGCCTGCTTTTTTTTCATCGACATCGGCGAGGCCGAGCGCGCGCGCGACCTCTGCCAGGAGCTCCTCGCCGCGGCGAGCCGGCTCGGTTTGTCGCGCATCCTCTCGGCCGCGCGGGGCAGCCTCGGCAGCGCGCTGTACTTCATGGGCCGTTACGAAGAGGCGTTCGCGACGCTCTCGGAGGCCGAGCGGGATCTCGACGCGCAGGGGGACATGCGCCTCGGCGGCCTCACGCGGCTCAAGCTCGGTCGCTGCTTGCTCGCGCAGGGCGAGCTCGACGCCGCGGCGGCGAAGGTCGAGGCGGCGCGCCGTCGGGTCGCGGGCATGCGCCGCTACGACGCGATGGCGCTCTCGGTCCTCTCCAGCATCCGGCTCGCGCAGGGCGACGTGGCCGCGGCGCTCGAGTTTTCCGCGGCAGCCATGGTGATCCTCGCGGCGATCGGTCGTATGGGCACCGACGAAATCGGCGTGCGGCTTTCGCGCGTGCTCGCGCTGCGCGCGGCCGGTGATTCCGAGCGGACGCGCGTGGAGCTCTCGACGGCGCGCGAGCGCCTCCTCTGGATCTCGTCGCGCCTCGACGCAGAGGAGGCGCGCGAGGTGTTCCTGTCGCGCGTCGCGGAAAACCGGCGCGTGCTCGAACTCGCGGCGGAGGCGGGGATCGTGGGCGGCTAG
- a CDS encoding MopE-related protein — MLRFRAFACAFAALAVILLLGPRALAADLILDGSVAGPAVCPDGGTPVDRLCQVNATAAQNTACRYGGEKTFGVVSLTKGALVCVAPYDGTNKTNTGNLVLKANQITIDATSRIIAKGAGYRGLLCNDGEGPATFPLSGGRGGCSVLDSGGGGAHFGQGGRGTKDCFIVGSTTACEFPQEWEEDCGNLNAAGNACVAANDPNKAVCYGTTNSANGAGDGFPTVAGLPYRHSIYEVEFGAAGGDKGCRDGYEAGLRAGRGGGRIVLFAATAVQDGKIDIAGGVSSDGHRGCSAGNDSAGGGAGGSILIIGDHVNVQSSARISAHGGRGGDSQPKCLPCTGNGDCETGQTCQAGRCGPCNCTPCTSNAQCNTLLGQTCKNLGGQLGMVCANASNQCTPLDPMDNEVECRATQNNGTCDDCAGGGGGGIINVQSRVGTIHPQAIFDVRGANGGICPICAGEAGGGAGELQIDSAYVGEICDGWDNDFDGQVDEDLGVIPCPDGSMVPACLNGVPQICNYDPAQCLVPASDARPRFALVLDTSGSMLNDLAGNPTFGDGSAAHPGVDTGSDPDTLAGNNSRLFIAKQALTQVLSAFPESDYALARYYQDVGVNRSCQSAANFECAQSCCSYDDPSDNLPPPYPSVYPDNQCVLSQLYPGAGYPNNATFTGNIPIGWPQEAMEMTPTSDCINYAGSCGPPRRGAQFLVGFNQPVNRYLRWLDGVEDADAMFDASTLEGNHCAMGNCEVRGSGPTPLAGALQATHDYLKPVVTCDSAAACRSYAAILLTDGAESCQGNPQAAAAALLAGINGKPIATYVIGFSVLPSEQTQLNQIAAAGGTGQAFFVSSKSELANALAQIIGQNQKFELCNGLDDDCDNLIDEDFPEKGQPCTDGEIGACLGVGTYVCKADGSGTECGITDPGASPMTEVCNSMDDDCDGLVDEDAAGLPLDCPSCIPSPEVCDGVDNDCDFNIDEEPDVSTNQPMVFGVPCGELTAPNDQSPCQLGTVLCINAMPVCVGFVGPKEELCNGLDEDCDGVGDNMAPCPGDSKCIEAQCAIPCTGGEFPCPPGLACNDDGYCLKLTCDQVNCGPGQVCMDGVCLNAPDGGMGGEGGDGGSGGSGGSGGLGGAPTSSSGSAGANDDAYGLATGGGGCTCGLAAGERQNAGVIAGLVALAALGLGRRRGARASRKEAA, encoded by the coding sequence ATGTTACGCTTTCGCGCCTTCGCGTGCGCCTTCGCTGCGCTCGCTGTGATCCTCCTCCTCGGCCCGCGTGCTCTCGCCGCGGACCTGATCCTCGACGGCAGCGTTGCCGGGCCCGCTGTGTGCCCCGACGGCGGTACGCCCGTGGATCGACTCTGCCAGGTCAACGCGACCGCTGCGCAGAACACCGCCTGTCGTTACGGCGGCGAAAAAACGTTCGGCGTCGTGTCCTTGACCAAGGGCGCCCTCGTCTGCGTCGCGCCCTATGACGGGACGAACAAGACGAACACCGGCAACCTCGTCCTCAAGGCCAACCAGATCACCATCGACGCGACTTCGCGGATCATCGCGAAGGGCGCGGGGTATCGCGGCCTCTTGTGCAACGACGGCGAGGGGCCCGCGACGTTCCCGCTCTCCGGCGGGCGCGGCGGCTGCTCGGTGCTCGACTCCGGCGGCGGCGGCGCGCATTTCGGGCAGGGCGGGCGCGGCACGAAGGACTGCTTCATCGTCGGTTCGACGACCGCGTGCGAGTTCCCGCAGGAGTGGGAGGAGGACTGCGGGAACCTCAACGCCGCCGGCAACGCGTGCGTCGCGGCGAACGATCCGAACAAGGCCGTCTGTTACGGCACGACGAACAGCGCGAACGGCGCGGGCGACGGGTTCCCCACGGTCGCGGGCCTGCCATACCGGCACAGCATCTACGAAGTCGAGTTCGGCGCGGCCGGCGGGGACAAGGGGTGTCGCGACGGCTATGAGGCGGGGCTCCGCGCGGGGCGCGGCGGCGGGCGGATCGTGCTCTTCGCGGCGACGGCTGTGCAGGACGGCAAGATCGACATCGCCGGCGGCGTCAGCTCCGATGGGCACCGCGGCTGCTCCGCGGGCAACGACTCGGCGGGCGGCGGCGCGGGCGGGTCGATCCTGATCATCGGCGATCACGTGAACGTGCAGAGCTCCGCGCGCATCAGCGCGCACGGAGGCCGCGGCGGCGACTCGCAGCCGAAATGCCTGCCTTGCACGGGGAACGGCGACTGCGAGACCGGACAAACCTGCCAGGCGGGGCGCTGCGGCCCCTGCAACTGCACGCCGTGCACCTCGAACGCGCAATGCAACACGCTCCTCGGGCAGACGTGCAAGAACCTCGGCGGCCAGCTCGGCATGGTCTGCGCGAACGCGTCGAACCAGTGCACGCCCCTCGACCCGATGGACAACGAGGTCGAGTGCCGCGCCACGCAGAACAACGGCACCTGCGACGATTGCGCGGGCGGCGGCGGCGGCGGCATCATCAACGTGCAGTCGCGCGTCGGCACCATCCACCCGCAGGCGATCTTCGACGTGCGTGGCGCGAACGGCGGCATCTGCCCGATCTGCGCCGGCGAGGCGGGCGGCGGCGCGGGCGAGCTGCAGATCGACAGCGCCTACGTCGGCGAGATCTGCGACGGCTGGGACAACGATTTCGACGGCCAGGTCGACGAGGACCTCGGCGTCATCCCTTGCCCGGACGGGTCGATGGTCCCGGCGTGCTTGAACGGCGTCCCGCAGATCTGCAACTACGATCCGGCGCAGTGCCTCGTGCCGGCGTCGGATGCGCGCCCGCGCTTCGCGCTCGTGCTCGACACGTCGGGCTCGATGCTGAACGACCTCGCGGGCAACCCCACGTTCGGCGACGGCTCGGCGGCGCACCCGGGCGTCGATACGGGCAGTGATCCCGACACGCTGGCGGGCAACAACTCGCGCCTGTTCATCGCGAAGCAGGCGCTCACGCAGGTGCTCAGCGCCTTCCCGGAGAGCGATTATGCGCTCGCCCGGTATTACCAGGACGTCGGCGTCAACCGGAGCTGCCAGTCCGCGGCGAACTTCGAGTGCGCGCAGAGCTGCTGCTCGTACGACGACCCCTCGGACAACCTCCCGCCGCCGTACCCCTCGGTGTACCCGGACAACCAGTGCGTCCTCTCGCAGCTCTATCCGGGCGCGGGGTACCCGAACAACGCGACGTTCACCGGGAACATCCCGATCGGCTGGCCGCAAGAGGCGATGGAGATGACGCCGACCTCGGATTGCATCAACTACGCCGGGTCCTGCGGTCCTCCGCGGCGCGGCGCGCAGTTCCTCGTCGGGTTCAACCAGCCCGTCAACCGGTATTTGCGGTGGCTCGACGGCGTCGAGGACGCCGACGCGATGTTCGACGCGAGCACGCTGGAGGGCAACCACTGCGCCATGGGCAACTGCGAGGTGCGCGGCTCGGGTCCGACGCCGCTCGCCGGCGCGCTCCAGGCGACGCACGATTACCTCAAGCCCGTCGTCACCTGCGACAGCGCGGCGGCGTGCCGCTCGTACGCCGCGATTCTGCTCACGGACGGCGCCGAGAGCTGCCAGGGCAACCCCCAGGCCGCCGCGGCGGCGCTGCTCGCCGGCATCAACGGCAAGCCCATCGCGACCTACGTGATCGGCTTCTCCGTGCTCCCGAGCGAGCAGACGCAGCTCAACCAGATCGCGGCCGCCGGCGGCACGGGGCAAGCGTTCTTCGTGTCGTCGAAGAGCGAGCTCGCGAACGCCCTCGCGCAGATCATCGGGCAGAACCAGAAGTTCGAGCTCTGCAACGGCCTCGACGACGATTGCGACAACCTCATCGACGAGGATTTCCCCGAGAAGGGGCAGCCCTGCACGGACGGCGAGATCGGCGCTTGTCTCGGCGTCGGCACGTACGTCTGCAAGGCCGACGGCTCGGGCACCGAGTGCGGCATCACGGATCCGGGCGCTTCCCCGATGACCGAGGTCTGCAACAGCATGGACGACGATTGTGACGGCCTCGTCGACGAGGACGCCGCGGGCCTGCCGCTCGATTGCCCGAGCTGCATCCCTTCGCCCGAGGTCTGCGACGGCGTCGACAACGACTGCGATTTCAACATCGACGAGGAGCCGGACGTCTCGACGAACCAGCCGATGGTGTTCGGCGTGCCCTGCGGCGAGCTGACGGCGCCGAACGATCAAAGCCCCTGCCAGCTCGGCACGGTGCTCTGCATCAACGCGATGCCCGTGTGCGTGGGCTTCGTCGGTCCGAAGGAGGAGCTCTGCAATGGGCTCGACGAGGACTGCGACGGCGTGGGCGACAACATGGCGCCGTGCCCCGGCGACAGCAAATGCATCGAGGCGCAATGCGCGATCCCCTGCACGGGCGGCGAATTCCCGTGCCCGCCGGGCCTCGCGTGCAACGACGACGGGTATTGCCTCAAGCTGACGTGTGATCAGGTGAACTGCGGCCCGGGCCAGGTCTGCATGGACGGCGTTTGCCTGAACGCGCCCGACGGCGGCATGGGCGGCGAGGGCGGCGACGGCGGCTCGGGCGGGAGCGGCGGTTCGGGGGGCCTCGGCGGGGCTCCCACGAGCAGCTCGGGCAGCGCGGGTGCGAACGACGACGCGTACGGGCTGGCCACGGGCGGCGGCGGCTGCACGTGCGGCCTCGCGGCCGGCGAGCGGCAGAACGCGGGCGTGATCGCGGGGCTCGTCGCCCTCGCGGCGCTTGGCCTCGGTCGTCGCCGCGGCGCGCGCGCGTCTCGCAAGGAGGCGGCATGA